TCATGGCAGCGCCGACACACGGAGACCACGCCGCGCGAACGCCCGGCGCCGGGCCGATGGCACGAGGCGACATCGTCCGGTTTCGGGACGACACCTTCGGGACACGGAACTGGGGTCACAAGGGGTTGCGGCTGGCGCTGCGCCGCCTCTCGCTTCCCGAAGCCGTCTGGAAACCGGGCCCGGGCCTGCACTCGGTGTGGGAACAGATCAATCACGTCGCCTACTGGAAGCGCTACGTGCGGGAGCGGATCCGCGGACGGAGCCGGCAGACCAACCAGGCGTGGCCGCCGGCGGGACGCACGGCCGCCGGCCTCAGGCGCGCGATCGCCGGGCTCGAGC
This is a stretch of genomic DNA from bacterium. It encodes these proteins:
- a CDS encoding DinB family protein; its protein translation is MAAPTHGDHAARTPGAGPMARGDIVRFRDDTFGTRNWGHKGLRLALRRLSLPEAVWKPGPGLHSVWEQINHVAYWKRYVRERIRGRSRQTNQAWPPAGRTAAGLRRAIAGLERLHRDLRRDVLALPAEAYETRGGPRYSATQLLLGEAAHDAYHIGQIFLTRKLYRRRRRPA